A single Paraburkholderia sp. D15 DNA region contains:
- a CDS encoding arylamine N-acetyltransferase, whose protein sequence is MSHTVSLDNYFARIGYDGPRAATLDVLRALHGLHPRAIPFESLNPFTRRPVKLDLESVERKLVTDRRGGYCFEQNALFADVLMQLGFKVTPLIGRVVWGREPDAITPRSHMVLRVDIDDEPWIADVGFGSVTLTAPLRLTVGLAQATPLGTFRLADASRNALFLEVQSRDESWARVYRIDLQPVEWIDYETSNWYTSTSPEAIFASNLIVCRVIDGARLTLLNDHLNERSGSGEIVRQHQLTNADEFAACLRERFGLNTGDIDLVDVFNRVRTPQAATENENENGGAV, encoded by the coding sequence ATGTCGCATACCGTGAGTCTGGACAACTACTTCGCGCGCATTGGCTACGACGGTCCGCGCGCGGCCACGCTTGACGTGCTGCGGGCATTGCATGGGCTGCATCCGCGCGCGATCCCGTTCGAGAGTCTGAATCCGTTCACGCGCCGTCCGGTGAAGCTCGATCTCGAATCGGTCGAGCGCAAGCTCGTCACCGACCGTCGCGGCGGTTATTGCTTCGAGCAGAACGCGTTGTTCGCCGACGTGCTGATGCAACTCGGCTTCAAGGTCACGCCGCTGATCGGGCGAGTGGTGTGGGGCCGCGAGCCCGACGCGATCACGCCGCGCTCGCACATGGTGCTGCGCGTCGACATCGACGACGAGCCGTGGATCGCCGACGTCGGCTTCGGCAGCGTCACGTTGACCGCGCCGCTGCGTCTGACCGTGGGGCTCGCGCAAGCCACGCCGCTCGGCACGTTCCGTCTCGCGGATGCATCGCGCAACGCGCTCTTCCTCGAAGTGCAATCGCGCGACGAGAGCTGGGCGCGGGTCTACCGGATCGATCTGCAACCGGTCGAGTGGATCGACTATGAGACGTCGAACTGGTACACGTCCACCTCGCCCGAAGCGATCTTCGCGAGCAATCTGATCGTCTGCCGCGTGATCGACGGCGCGCGGCTCACGCTGCTCAACGATCACCTGAACGAACGCAGCGGCAGCGGCGAGATCGTCAGGCAACACCAGCTCACGAACGCGGACGAGTTTGCCGCGTGTCTGCGCGAGCGTTTCGGGCTGAATACCGGCGACATCGATCTCGTCGACGTATTCAACCGCGTGCGTACGCCGCAAGCGGCCACCGAAAACGAAAACGAAAACGGCGGCGCGGTTTGA